CTTGGGGAAACCGGTCGTCCCCGAGGAGTACGGCATGACGGCCACGCTCCCGGTGTCGACGGCGACATGTTCGGTGAGCGGCGGATGGCCGAGGAGATCGAAGAAGTTCGTCGTGCCCTCGACCGGGTCACCGATGACGATGATCTCGTCCAGGCCGCTCGTCTCGCCGGCCTCGCGCGCCACGTCGACGAACAGGCCGATCGTCACGATCCGGCGGGCGCCGGCGTCGCGCAGTTGGAATGCGACCTCCTCGGCCCTGTAGGTCGGGTTGACGGTCGTGACTGTTCCGCCGGCCATGAGAGCGCCGTGCATCGCGACGACGAACTCAGGGATGTTCGGCGACATGATCGCGAGCGTCTGACCCGGGCCGAAGCCGGTGGCGGCGAGCCCTCCTGCGAAGAGTTGTGTCGCGCCGAGAGCATCGGCGTAGCTGTAGGACCGTCCGGTGGGGCCGTCGACAGCCACCGTGCGTTCGGCGAAGTCGGCAGCGTGTTCGAACACGTAGGACGTAATGGGGAGATCGGGGATCTCGACGTCGGGGAGAGGGCTGCGGATGATCGCCATGGTGGTGAGCCTAGGCGACGGTCCCCCGGTCAGGTCGGGCGTCCCGACCCGACCGGTGGTCCGTCTCCCCCCTCCGGCGCTGCGTCCAGTGAGCGCATCCCGCCGTTCGCACTGGGAGCGACCGTAGAGGGGCAGACGGGGCGAAGCTGCGCGGGTCGGTGGGTTGACATCGCCTCGTAACGGGATCGCAAAGTCGTGACGGCGGGAGGCGGGCAGCCGGCTAACGTCTCGGCCGTGGCGGTCGACAGGTGGCTACGTGAGGGGCCCGACGCCCGGCTTCGCTGCTGGTGGGCGGTGGGCGACGATCCGGACAGGATCGACCATCTGTACCTCGACTACCACGACACCGAATGGGGGCGGCCCGTCACCGACGACCGGCGTCTCTTCGAGAAGATCTGCCTCGAGGGATTTCAGGCGGGTCTCGCCTGGATCACGATCCTGCGCAAGCGGGACCGGTTCCGGGAGGTCTTCGAGCACTTCGACCCGGCGGCGGTGGCCCGCTTCGGCGAGTCCGACGTGGAACGACTCCTCGGCGACGCGGGAATCATCCGGCACCGCGGCAAGATCGAGGCGACCATTTCCAACGCGGCCCGAGCTCTCGAGGCGATCGACGAGTTCGGTTCGCTCGCCGCCCACCTGTGGTCCTTCGAGCCCTCGGATCCGACGGACTTCGACGCCGTCGGCGACTCTCCGATCCCGTCGACGACGCCGGCCTCAGAGACGTTGAGCAGGGCGCTGAAGACGCGCGGCTGGCGTTTCGTCGGGCCGACGACCGTCTACGCGTTCATGCAGGCGATGGGCATGGTGAACGACCACCTGCCGGGCTGTGCGGCACGTGAGGTCTGCGAGGCCGAACGAGCAGCGCTGCGGCGGCCGGTGGCTGACGGCTCCGCGCGAGGTTGAACACCACGCGCTCAGGCGTGCTCCGCCTCCACGCGGGCCAACTCGGCGGCCGCGTCCTCCCAGCGGCTCATCAGGTCGGCCGCGCGGTCGCGGGCTTCGTCGTGGCGTGTCGTGAGGTCCCGTAGCCGGTCGGCGTCCTCGTACACGGCCGGGTCGGCCAGTTGGCCCTGAAGTTCCACCACGGAGGCCTCGGCCGATTCCCACTCCCTCTCCAGCTTCTGGAGTCGGC
The nucleotide sequence above comes from Acidimicrobiales bacterium. Encoded proteins:
- a CDS encoding DNA-3-methyladenine glycosylase I, with amino-acid sequence MAVDRWLREGPDARLRCWWAVGDDPDRIDHLYLDYHDTEWGRPVTDDRRLFEKICLEGFQAGLAWITILRKRDRFREVFEHFDPAAVARFGESDVERLLGDAGIIRHRGKIEATISNAARALEAIDEFGSLAAHLWSFEPSDPTDFDAVGDSPIPSTTPASETLSRALKTRGWRFVGPTTVYAFMQAMGMVNDHLPGCAAREVCEAERAALRRPVADGSARG